The genome window GTGGCTAGTGATGGTGCTGCTCCCACTAACATTAACTTATCGACTGCTCTAGCAAGATACCCCTTACCCACAAGCCTTTCAAGGATTGTTACAAATCCTGTCACACCCACAACCTACAAAACCACGATCAAACAAGGTTCAGCAAATTTTTATACCGCATCTATGGGTACACCGGCCATTCCGGGAAGTACAAGAAAGAACTATGGAAGGGTGACTGCAGCTACCACAAAAGGAATTTTCTTTTGGGCTGACTCACCCTCTGGGCTCGTTGCCAATATGAAGTATGTGCAAACAAACGAAGGAGGAACCACTCTCACGATTCCCAAAAAACCAAGATCCCTCAAGTCAGTAATTGAATCCTCAACAGGGCCTATCCCCATTTGCGGAATTGAGTTTACAGATGATCTGGTTCGTACTTCCGAAAGTATTCCAATAGAATAGAACGCATTAGACTTCGGTAACAATCTTTTGCTACGTGGCCTCCATCTGCGAACGCATTACAGGTATAAGATGGATCGTTTTTAAGTTTTAAAATTGAAAAGTTTCGACTTGTTGTGATTTGATCGATTTCTTTTTCCCAAGTTTTGACTAATGTTTCTTTTTCCATCAATGTTTCAAAATCTGGTGACGAAAGAGGCCAAACAATGACTGTTTTGATATTTTCCTCTTTTAAACGATCCAAAATCTTTTCATAAAACCCAAATTGCATTGGGCTACGAACATAAGAAGCAAATAACCAATCCAAAGTTCTATGACTTGTCATTTGTAAGGAATTCGAATCTTTCTCCATATAATTATCAATTGGAGAAAGTCCATTCCCGTTATGGCTTAGAATATAATCATAAGTTGCCTTATGCATTCCGATGGCATTGTCCAAATATGGATTTTTATAATTTTTCCACATTTGGTCTATATAGGGTTTATAAGTTCCAACTGCAAAAAGTTTACGACCTAAATAAAAAGAAACATGGTCTTTGCCAAACAAACCAA of Leptospira mtsangambouensis contains these proteins:
- a CDS encoding DUF1574 domain-containing protein, translating into MFLVDSIFRIPYIQTITKIDLTAVNYKAKSDFLEKLIAEKPGVGSPKTKKIMIILGSSRLLYFDHDELVSFYPDWEIYNLSSAVTTPAYYDFQLTKILDAGIKPDLVIMETDPNQFNQNSVFKSSNLTYSFDLSYVLSNLGLFGKDHVSFYLGRKLFAVGTYKPYIDQMWKNYKNPYLDNAIGMHKATYDYILSHNGNGLSPIDNYMEKDSNSLQMTSHRTLDWLFASYVRSPMQFGFYEKILDRLKEENIKTVIVWPLSSPDFETLMEKETLVKTWEKEIDQITTSRNFSILKLKNDPSYTCNAFADGGHVAKDCYRSLMRSILLEYFRKYEPDHL